One window of Salminus brasiliensis chromosome 16, fSalBra1.hap2, whole genome shotgun sequence genomic DNA carries:
- the psmg1 gene encoding proteasome assembly chaperone 1 has product MATFFGEVLSVYSRAVEEDDYDDLEEENEEDAQIRREIEEKREVHVRWCPEVSKTAESSEHLHCSDLIIAVGPSAAGFISAYVLSSEGWTQVGWASLWNERSRGSSRPDAAPQSGEPSFVIYQQNSCPSVLICQCTCYIAEDQLFQCAEKVFGSLQRRSLNVMVLSDSPLAEYRTPDYLNGSGTPFLRALKTSTYTGNLPCPLLEQPNIVTGLPAAVLSHCQVQRIPAVLFQCFTDVLHPDSVTMETYKPALSCLSASLKLEACPSVEVLHKLTRISDAQNNLYT; this is encoded by the exons ATGGCAACATTTTTTGGAGAAGTTTTATCCGTTTACTCAAGAGCGGTGGAAGAGGATGATTACGACGATTTAGAGGAGGAAAACGAAGAAGATGCACAAATCCGACGGGAGATAGAAGAGAAGAG GGAGGTTCATGTTAGGTGGTGTCCAGAAGTTTCAAAAACCGCAGAGAGCTCTGAGCATCTCCACTGTTCTGATCTGATCATAGCTGTGGGGCCCAGTGCTGCAG GCTTCATCTCCGCGTATGTGCTGAGTTCTGAAGGTTGGACACAGGTGGGATGGGCATCTCTGTGGAATGAGAGGAGTCGTGGTTCCAGTCGACCAGACGCAGCTCCTCAATCTGGAGAACCAAGCTTTGTCATCTACCAGCAGAACAGCTGCCCATCT GTTCTTATCTGCCAGTGTACGTGTTACATTGCTGAAGACCAGCTGTTCCAGTGCGCTGAAAAG GTGTTTGGCAgcttgcagaggaggagcctgAATGTCATGGTGCTTTCGGACTCCCCTCTGGCAGAGTATAGAACTCCAGACTACTTGAATGGGAGTGGCACTCCATTCCTGCGTGCACTGAAGACCAGCACTTACACAGGCAACCTGCCCTGCCCTCTGCTAGAGCAGCCGAACATCGTTACCGGCCTTCCTGCTGCAG TTCTGAGCCACTGTCAGGTTCAGCGCATCCCAGCCGTGCTGTTCCAGTGCTTCACTGATGTCCTCCACCCAGATTCTGTTACCATGGAAACCTATAAACCTGCCCTCTCCTGCCTCAGCGCTTCTCTGAAG CTGGAGGCTTGCCCGAGTGTGGAAGTACTGCATAAATTAACCCGGATCAGTGATGCCCAAAACAACCTTTACACATAG